One segment of Brassica napus cultivar Da-Ae chromosome C3, Da-Ae, whole genome shotgun sequence DNA contains the following:
- the LOC111204784 gene encoding stress-response A/B barrel domain-containing protein UP3-like, with protein sequence MSQIIEHVVLFKVKDDVDSDKIDAMVNDLNSLATIGQVLYISAAPIHRLRSASTFTHVLHSRYRSKEELSAYVAHPDHLRVVQATMPIWEDIMSVDWIADHVPRVLKPPGGSVAKVALLKLKENVTDETKKEIMEVVKEEYREISVGENFSPARAKGFSIGSVVYFKDLGEVETHGELVKEKVGGYVEDTIVVEFLVPPP encoded by the coding sequence ATGTCTCAGATCATCGAGCACGTCGTCCTTTTCAAAGTCAAAGACGACGTTGACTCCGACAAGATCGACGCCATGGTCAACGACCTCAACAGCCTCGCCACCATCGGCCAAGTTCTTTACATCTCAGCCGCTCCAATCCACCGCCTCAGATCCGCCTCCACCTTCACTCACGTCCTCCACAGCCGGTACAGATCCAAAGAAGAACTCAGCGCGTACGTCGCACATCCCGACCACCTTCGCGTCGTACAGGCAACTATGCCGATATGGGAAGACATCATGTCCGTTGACTGGATCGCCGATCATGTCCCTCGAGTCCTAAAACCTCCTGGAGGTTCTGTTGCGAAAGTCGCGTTGCTGAAGTTGAAAGAGAACGTCACCGACGAGACCAAGAAGGAGATTATGGAAGTGGTTAAGGAGGAGTATCGTGAGATCAGTGTGGGAGAAAACTTCTCTCCGGCGAGAGCAAAGGGTTTCTCGATTGGATCGGTTGTGTATTTTAAGGATCTTGGCGAAGTTGAGACTCACGGGGAGTTGGTGAAGGAGAAGGTTGGTGGTTATGTGGAAGATACCATTGTTGTTGAGTTCTTGGTTCCTCCTCCGTAG
- the BNAANNG22290D gene encoding cyclin-dependent protein kinase inhibitor SMR9 — MASKGKKPIRRTTTRRRKGIKNPSPPCSTSSDVTSTSLSTSISSTATSTSTIPASGCCTPISKKSRIPEMLTCPPAPKKQKVTQNFALSRRQISFFAPPDVELFFLFAHGQQIKK; from the coding sequence ATGGCATCAAAAGGAAAGAAACCAATAAGAAGAACAactacaagaagaagaaaaggaatcaAGAACCCATCTCCTCCATGTAGTACCAGTAGTGACGTCACTTCAACGTCATTATCCACTTCAATATCGTCAACCGCTACGTCAACGTCGACGATTCCAGCCAGTGGATGTTGTACTCCGATATCTAAGAAGTCACGAATACCGGAGATGCTGACGTGTCCGCCGGCGCCAAAGAAGCAAAAGGTGACGCAGAACTTTGCTTTGAGTAGGAGACAAATCTCTTTCTTTGCTCCTCCAGATGTAgagcttttctttcttttcgcACATGGTCAACAAATCAAAAAATAA